The DNA window ATGACGGCGGTGTGCCCGTCGGCCAGGCACTCGTCGCGTACGACGACGTGCGCCATGAGCACCGGCATTCCGGAGGACACGGTCCAGGCGTGCAGGTCGTGGACGTTCTCGACGTGGTCGACCCGCAGTATGTGGCGGCGCACCTCGGACAGGTCGAGGTCCTCGGGGGTGAAGTCCATGAGGACCCGTCCGGCCGCGCGCAGCAGGGCCGCGGCCCGGGGGACGATGAGGACGACGATGAGCAGGGAGGCGAGCGCGTCGGCCCGGGTCCATCCCGTCAGGGCGACGACGACGGCGGCCGTGATGACCCCCACCGAGCCCAGGGCGTCGCCCACGACCTCCAGGAAGGCGGCGCGCACATTGAGGTTCTCCCCGCGCCCGCCGGCCAGGACGAGCATGGAGATGACATTGGCGGCCAGCCCGATCACGCCCATGACGAGCATGCCTTCGGCTTCGATCTGGCCGGGCCCGATCAGGTCGCCGATGGCGCGCACGCCGACGACCACGCCGACGACGGCGAGCATGCCGGCCTGGAGGGCGGCGCCAATGACCTCGGCGCGGCGCATGCCCCAGGTGGAGCGGTCCGTCGCCGGCAGCGTCGACAGGTGCGCGGCGGTCAGGGCGATGATGAGTCCGGCGGCGTCGGTGAGCATATGGCCGGCGTCGGCCAGCAGGGCGAGGGAGCCGGTGAGCAGGCCGGTGACGACCTCGGCGACCAGGACGGTGGAGGTCAGGGCCAGGGCGATGGCCAGGCGCCCTCGCGAGGCCCCGGCGGCGTGGTCGTGGTCGTGGCCGGCGGCGCTCATGACCGCTCCTCGGCGTCGCCCCCGCCGGGCGCGGCGGCGGAGGCGAGGGTGCGGGCGGCGACGAGGACGGCGGTCAGCTCGTCGGGGTGTTCCAAGGCGCTCACGCTGGCGCGGCCGTGGGTGTGGGTGGAGATGAGCCCGGCGGCGCGCAGGATCGCCAGGTGCTGGGAGACGGTCGACTGTGCCAGGCCGAGGTGCTCGGCGAGCTCGCCGACGCGGTGCTCGCCGCCGCGCAGGTGGGACAGGATCGCCAGGCGGGTGGGGTCGGCCAGGACGGACAGGACGGCGGCCAGGGCGGCGGCGTCGTGAACGGCGGAGGTGTCGTCGGCGCGGTCAGTGGGCAGGATCTCATGAACAATCGCCATAAAACGATGATATCGG is part of the Actinomyces sp. oral taxon 414 genome and encodes:
- a CDS encoding cation diffusion facilitator family transporter → MSAAGHDHDHAAGASRGRLAIALALTSTVLVAEVVTGLLTGSLALLADAGHMLTDAAGLIIALTAAHLSTLPATDRSTWGMRRAEVIGAALQAGMLAVVGVVVGVRAIGDLIGPGQIEAEGMLVMGVIGLAANVISMLVLAGGRGENLNVRAAFLEVVGDALGSVGVITAAVVVALTGWTRADALASLLIVVLIVPRAAALLRAAGRVLMDFTPEDLDLSEVRRHILRVDHVENVHDLHAWTVSSGMPVLMAHVVVRDECLADGHTAVILEALRTCAAEHFPVRITHTTFQLEPASQRRREAVDCR
- a CDS encoding ArsR/SmtB family transcription factor; the encoded protein is MAIVHEILPTDRADDTSAVHDAAALAAVLSVLADPTRLAILSHLRGGEHRVGELAEHLGLAQSTVSQHLAILRAAGLISTHTHGRASVSALEHPDELTAVLVAARTLASAAAPGGGDAEERS